The proteins below are encoded in one region of Akkermansiaceae bacterium:
- a CDS encoding heparinase II/III family protein, translating to MKTVCVTLVFFSLAAHLTLQGSDSHPRILFPQPEEATVKKRIQSDPLAGALYKELLRRADHALRRPVCRYHIPDGKRLLTQSRYALNTILHTSMAWRLSGEKKYLDRAILELDAASGLKDWNTRHFLDTAEMSTAVAIGYDWLYHALSAEQRLRYATALRVKGLEPARSGFTDRTKAWWAHPNNNWAQVCATGLLFAERALEKPGDAIHPGRIKACQSLTACRTFYLPSGAYPEGPSYWHYGSNYHVLGLAVVRGERGDRPELNIPTPAEFKASPLFTEHLTGPSGMVFNFADAWASTSSISAAQSWMASAFNDPATCGFIRAKLAKDITHQTKYSTTGPDRFFPLHLLWLPQAPEKAAPPLPLDSAWQGSQPLATFRSSWEDPDALFVAVKGGYPGASHGQMDVGSFVVDSGGIRWAEDLGSDNYNMPGYFGSKRWSYFRLTNLGHNTLVIGGKLQNAKAKTCPMTNFTSSADEGSATFDLSPVYQKQADKMVRHCRLDRKNHLITLTDSITSPRGSVRWAMLTRASIEIKGSVVILKRSGKQLTVTRNDHHGGQWEILEAKPPSSTENQNKGVRILAFTAPAADKLELSVSFGQ from the coding sequence ATGAAAACTGTCTGCGTTACCCTGGTTTTTTTCTCGCTCGCTGCCCATCTGACTTTACAGGGAAGTGATAGCCACCCGCGTATCCTCTTTCCACAACCCGAAGAAGCTACAGTCAAAAAACGCATCCAATCCGACCCCCTGGCCGGAGCCCTCTACAAGGAACTTCTCCGTCGGGCTGATCATGCGCTCAGGCGGCCTGTGTGCCGCTACCACATACCCGACGGGAAACGTCTGCTGACGCAGAGTCGCTACGCACTCAACACGATTCTGCACACCTCGATGGCATGGCGGCTATCGGGTGAAAAAAAATACCTCGACCGCGCCATCCTCGAGCTTGATGCGGCGTCCGGGTTAAAGGATTGGAACACCAGGCACTTTCTCGATACGGCGGAGATGTCCACGGCTGTGGCCATCGGCTACGACTGGCTTTACCACGCACTCAGCGCGGAACAACGCCTGCGCTACGCTACCGCACTCCGGGTAAAAGGTCTCGAACCCGCCCGCAGCGGTTTCACCGACCGAACGAAAGCCTGGTGGGCACACCCTAACAACAACTGGGCGCAGGTATGTGCCACCGGCCTGCTCTTTGCCGAGCGGGCTTTGGAAAAGCCGGGCGATGCCATTCATCCGGGACGCATCAAGGCGTGTCAATCACTCACGGCCTGCCGGACATTCTATCTCCCCAGCGGTGCCTATCCTGAAGGCCCCAGCTACTGGCACTATGGGTCGAACTACCATGTACTCGGCCTCGCTGTTGTTAGAGGGGAGCGTGGTGACCGACCGGAACTCAACATCCCCACCCCTGCCGAGTTCAAAGCCTCGCCACTTTTCACCGAGCATCTCACTGGCCCATCGGGAATGGTTTTTAATTTTGCTGATGCCTGGGCATCCACAAGTAGTATCAGTGCTGCGCAATCGTGGATGGCCAGCGCGTTCAATGACCCCGCCACCTGCGGATTCATCCGCGCCAAACTCGCCAAGGACATCACCCACCAAACCAAATACTCCACCACGGGGCCAGACCGTTTTTTCCCGTTACACCTACTCTGGTTACCTCAAGCGCCTGAAAAAGCAGCTCCTCCACTCCCCCTCGATTCCGCATGGCAGGGAAGCCAACCCCTGGCGACATTCCGCAGCTCCTGGGAAGATCCTGACGCCCTCTTCGTTGCGGTCAAGGGCGGCTACCCTGGAGCCAGCCACGGGCAGATGGATGTAGGCTCGTTTGTCGTCGACTCCGGAGGCATCCGCTGGGCGGAGGACCTGGGCAGTGACAACTACAACATGCCCGGCTACTTCGGCTCAAAACGCTGGAGCTACTTCCGGCTCACCAACCTGGGACACAACACCCTGGTGATCGGAGGAAAACTGCAAAACGCAAAAGCGAAGACCTGCCCGATGACGAATTTTACCAGCTCGGCGGATGAGGGCTCGGCGACCTTTGACCTGAGCCCGGTCTATCAAAAACAAGCCGACAAGATGGTCCGGCACTGTCGGCTCGACCGGAAAAACCACCTGATCACCCTGACCGACTCCATCACTTCCCCCAGGGGGAGCGTCCGCTGGGCTATGTTGACCCGTGCCAGCATCGAGATCAAAGGCAGTGTCGTCATCCTCAAGAGATCCGGCAAACAACTCACGGTTACCCGCAATGATCACCACGGCGGACAATGGGAAATCCTGGAGGCCAAACCACCGAGCAGCACGGAGAACCAGAACAAAGGGGTCCGCATCCTCGCATTCACCGCCCCCGCCGCCGACAAGCTGGAGCTGAGCGTGAGTTTTGGCCAGTGA
- a CDS encoding 8-amino-7-oxononanoate synthase yields MRHPEDELSGLQQASLLRQVPEVDTSLINFASNDYLGLAQHPHIKQVYQEAVEKYGAGSTASRLICGSMAPHTELENTLAQAKGTEAALSFATGYSTSVGVITALLGKGDTVILDKLCHASLIDGARMSGATLRVFPHNHLDKLESLLVSTASKVAPDSRTLVITESIFSMDGDSAPLREIGTLCQKHDSLLMVDEAHGLGVLGPTGMGLAEELGIQGLIDFHMGTLGKAAGVAGGYLAASQPWIDLIINRARSFIYSTAPPPAQAAAATAAIRIIRGEEGHVLRNTLWANIRLLKKDAQSAIIPWIIGDNKTAMDKAQELRAAGFLVPAIRYPTVPRNTARLRITVSAAHSSEHITRLASLLASVGLV; encoded by the coding sequence ATGCGCCACCCCGAGGATGAACTGTCCGGGCTTCAGCAAGCCTCGCTACTCCGACAGGTTCCAGAGGTGGACACCTCGTTGATCAATTTCGCGTCCAACGATTACCTTGGCCTCGCACAGCACCCGCACATCAAGCAGGTCTATCAGGAAGCCGTTGAAAAATACGGCGCCGGCTCAACGGCATCGCGCCTCATCTGCGGCTCCATGGCACCGCATACCGAGCTGGAAAACACCCTGGCACAAGCCAAGGGAACGGAAGCGGCCCTGTCCTTTGCCACAGGCTACTCCACCTCGGTCGGAGTCATCACCGCCCTGCTGGGCAAAGGGGACACCGTGATTCTGGACAAACTCTGTCATGCCAGCCTGATCGATGGAGCCAGAATGAGTGGCGCCACACTGAGGGTATTTCCCCACAACCACCTCGACAAACTGGAATCGCTGTTGGTTTCCACTGCAAGCAAGGTAGCGCCTGACAGCAGAACCCTGGTGATCACCGAATCCATTTTCAGTATGGATGGCGACAGCGCACCACTGAGGGAAATTGGCACACTATGCCAAAAACACGACAGCCTGCTCATGGTGGATGAAGCCCACGGGCTGGGTGTGCTAGGACCAACCGGCATGGGCCTCGCCGAGGAGCTGGGGATCCAGGGGCTGATCGATTTCCATATGGGCACCCTGGGCAAGGCAGCCGGTGTGGCGGGCGGCTATCTGGCAGCTTCACAACCGTGGATTGACCTCATCATCAATCGTGCGCGTTCATTTATCTATTCCACCGCCCCACCACCGGCCCAAGCGGCGGCCGCAACCGCGGCAATCCGGATCATCCGGGGCGAGGAAGGCCACGTGCTTCGAAATACACTCTGGGCAAATATCCGCCTGCTCAAGAAGGACGCACAGTCCGCCATCATTCCCTGGATCATCGGCGACAACAAAACCGCCATGGACAAGGCGCAGGAACTACGCGCCGCCGGATTCCTCGTTCCGGCCATCCGCTACCCCACCGTGCCGCGGAACACCGCCCGACTGAGAATCACCGTCAGTGCAGCGCATAGCAGCGAGCATATCACCCGCTTGGCGTCGCTGCTTGCATCGGTCGGCCTGGTTTGA
- a CDS encoding D-alanyl-D-alanine carboxypeptidase yields MRIPLIPTLLVICSFTSCAQAPRVTSPTAAAPVQVGTVPRGPAPTIGAPRAIVVDYASGRVLYEKNATQRCAVASTQKLLTALCVMDDGSLNRKFTITKSDTWVVPTKVGISPGEVYSRRTLLGALLVKSGNDVARALARSVAGSETGFAKVMNRKARSLGMQNSNFLNPHGLTATGQYSTARDMAICARAAYSSPTLRSIMSTKAYTFQFSNGRKKLLENTNRVLKKLSYCNGMKTGTTNASGRCLISSGSLNGRASIVVVLGATSNTIWSDSEKLLRWSLERPPAR; encoded by the coding sequence ATGCGTATTCCGTTGATCCCCACACTACTCGTCATTTGCTCCTTCACCTCTTGCGCCCAGGCACCCAGGGTGACATCCCCGACGGCTGCCGCACCGGTGCAAGTAGGTACCGTGCCGCGCGGCCCAGCCCCGACGATTGGAGCTCCGCGTGCGATTGTGGTCGACTACGCCAGTGGTCGGGTCCTCTATGAAAAAAACGCCACCCAGCGGTGCGCAGTGGCCAGCACCCAGAAGCTGTTGACCGCGCTCTGTGTGATGGACGATGGCAGCTTGAATCGCAAATTCACAATCACCAAAAGCGATACATGGGTGGTGCCAACCAAAGTGGGTATCAGTCCAGGCGAAGTCTACAGTCGGCGCACCTTGCTTGGTGCCTTATTGGTCAAAAGCGGCAATGACGTCGCGCGTGCGCTGGCGCGGAGTGTGGCGGGCAGCGAAACCGGATTTGCCAAGGTCATGAACCGCAAGGCGCGAAGCCTCGGTATGCAAAACTCGAATTTCCTCAACCCACACGGACTGACGGCCACGGGCCAATACTCAACAGCGCGGGACATGGCGATCTGCGCACGGGCGGCCTACAGTAGCCCAACCCTCCGCAGTATCATGAGTACCAAGGCTTACACCTTCCAATTTTCCAATGGTCGTAAAAAGCTTTTGGAAAACACGAACAGGGTGCTCAAGAAACTGTCCTACTGCAATGGCATGAAAACGGGAACCACCAATGCGTCCGGCCGGTGCCTCATCTCCAGTGGCAGCCTGAATGGCCGCGCTTCGATCGTTGTGGTCCTGGGGGCTACCTCAAACACCATCTGGTCGGATTCTGAAAAGCTGCTGCGCTGGTCCCTCGAGCGCCCGCCGGCACGATAG
- a CDS encoding Rne/Rng family ribonuclease, translating to MIKRIKQAFGLGTPSPLEGTSLIINSEKLERRVALLEEGSLEEYNLEREGDLNIVGGIFKGTVKNIEPGLKAMFVDIGLDKNAFLHFWDAIPAALDTGLEEIQREGQKKKKKQKRITSKDIPNIYPQGSEIMIQVSKGPIGNKGPRVTTNISLAGRYLVLMPYSDQFGISRKVDDPKERQRLRRIMQKLQVPEGMGIIMRTVATGQRARHFVRDLAMLLEQWYAVEDKRDNNPAPLCVFREPDLIERSVRSFLTDNVGQVICDNEDTTNEMREIAGRISRRAKRRIHYFPSRQSIFEKIGIQKQIDEAFSRQVWLKCGGYLVIDETEAMITVDVNTGRNKGSKDVDKMLLETNIEAAQEVARQLRLRNIGGLVVVDFIDMRHRRDQQAVYRAMKERLKRDKAKTQVLQISSIGLMEMTRQRLNESLRDSLLEPCPYCQGRGRVKTPMTMSVEVQRALNTVIQRGEGKLGDLIIVVSTEVLNRFKKEDSNLFVELERSHSGRLTFRTDPTLHRERFAIIEAETEKNLHQA from the coding sequence ATGATTAAACGCATCAAACAAGCTTTCGGGCTCGGCACACCATCGCCACTCGAAGGCACCTCACTCATCATCAACTCAGAAAAACTCGAACGCCGCGTCGCCCTCCTCGAAGAGGGCTCGCTTGAAGAATACAACCTCGAACGCGAGGGGGATCTCAATATTGTTGGCGGCATTTTCAAGGGCACCGTCAAAAACATTGAACCTGGACTCAAGGCGATGTTCGTGGATATCGGCCTCGATAAAAATGCCTTCCTGCACTTCTGGGATGCCATCCCAGCCGCCCTCGATACCGGCCTGGAGGAAATCCAGCGCGAAGGACAGAAAAAGAAGAAAAAACAAAAGCGCATCACTTCCAAGGACATCCCTAACATCTATCCACAAGGGTCTGAGATCATGATCCAGGTCTCCAAGGGACCTATCGGAAACAAAGGACCACGTGTCACCACCAATATATCACTCGCCGGCCGCTACCTCGTGCTGATGCCCTACTCGGACCAGTTCGGTATTTCCCGTAAGGTCGATGACCCCAAGGAGCGCCAGCGTCTGCGCCGCATCATGCAGAAGCTACAGGTCCCCGAGGGCATGGGTATCATCATGCGCACCGTTGCCACGGGCCAGCGCGCCCGCCACTTCGTCCGCGACCTCGCCATGCTCCTGGAGCAATGGTATGCCGTCGAGGACAAGCGCGATAACAACCCCGCCCCACTCTGTGTCTTCCGCGAGCCGGATCTCATCGAACGCAGTGTGCGCAGTTTCCTCACCGACAATGTCGGCCAGGTTATCTGTGACAATGAAGACACCACCAACGAAATGCGGGAGATCGCGGGCCGCATTTCCCGTCGTGCCAAACGCCGCATCCACTACTTCCCGTCACGCCAGTCGATCTTCGAAAAAATTGGTATCCAGAAACAGATCGACGAAGCTTTCTCGCGCCAGGTCTGGCTCAAGTGCGGTGGCTACCTCGTCATTGATGAAACCGAAGCCATGATCACTGTCGACGTCAACACAGGCCGAAACAAAGGCTCGAAGGACGTCGATAAAATGCTGCTCGAAACCAACATCGAAGCCGCCCAGGAGGTCGCCCGCCAGCTCCGCCTGCGCAACATCGGCGGTCTGGTTGTCGTCGACTTCATCGACATGCGTCACCGTCGCGACCAGCAAGCCGTTTACCGCGCCATGAAGGAACGCCTGAAACGCGACAAAGCGAAGACCCAGGTGCTGCAAATCTCATCGATAGGCTTGATGGAAATGACCCGACAGCGTCTCAATGAGTCGCTCCGTGATAGCCTGTTAGAGCCCTGTCCATACTGCCAGGGCCGTGGCCGGGTGAAGACCCCCATGACCATGAGTGTGGAAGTACAACGGGCCCTCAACACCGTGATCCAGCGCGGAGAAGGCAAGCTCGGCGATCTCATCATCGTCGTCAGCACCGAGGTGCTCAACCGCTTTAAGAAGGAAGACTCCAATCTGTTTGTGGAACTCGAGCGGTCGCACAGCGGGCGCCTCACCTTCCGCACCGACCCCACACTTCACCGCGAACGCTTCGCCATCATCGAAGCCGAGACGGAGAAGAACCTGCACCAAGCGTAG
- the mrdA gene encoding penicillin-binding protein 2: MEPRYRLRLYLLTALVLIGFGALLSRLYQYQIKERSRFLKQVPSNYTITIREPGIRGDITDRNGVILAQNLRNYEVVFNLDEIRDDYKRHLLETKGKDDPKVKDFRKIKTHEIINEWVRPKLALHKLDKKYRASALDTHYITHGGLVPFTFRDDLTYDQFAHFAEHNLELPGVDVRVSPRRQYLYGSLASHVLGYVKQWEKGEISPEEKRKFKHYTGDSKGIAGIEATMNGYLTGEEGIKTLLKNEKGEVLQMVDYIKPDVGSRVELTIDSRVQCLVENTLRRVGRAAAVVMDPNTGEVLAMASIPDFTPSFFVPSIDPAAWKNYNSNRAHPLVNKAINNFTPGSTFKLPTAIAAAMHGHAYDSESCPGYVSYGNIKIHCWKRTGHGTLGLQESIQRSCNCYFMRIANEIGSTKMLNSFQLLGLGQKTGIELPSESAGFIPGNRYWRRELRPGASVTPSITGMMSIGQSDSAATPLQMAALVSTIANRGQYYKPRLVKRVIHPRQGIIVQNRPNLKVNLLQEGLKPEHLERIRKGMWLAANELGGTARRASVKDRDVSAKTGTAQTVDMGIKSNDAWTVAFAPYDQPKYVVVVAVKRGSSGGAVAGPLVHLILRGLFARDEGLTLPLSKMKEFNGDFIVRASVELPDEGGLLDIAYEDGGETGNEISDIPMAAPITDTSTPRVAKPTIKQEADAEGSTAPKAIIIEE; the protein is encoded by the coding sequence ATGGAACCACGTTACCGCCTCAGACTTTACCTGCTCACCGCCCTGGTCCTCATCGGGTTTGGTGCGCTGTTGTCGCGGCTCTACCAATACCAGATCAAGGAGCGTTCCCGATTCCTCAAACAGGTCCCGTCGAACTACACCATCACCATCCGCGAGCCAGGTATCCGGGGAGATATCACCGATCGTAACGGCGTCATCCTCGCCCAGAACCTGCGCAACTATGAGGTGGTTTTCAATCTTGATGAAATCCGGGACGACTACAAACGTCACCTGCTCGAAACCAAGGGCAAGGACGACCCCAAGGTCAAGGACTTCAGAAAAATCAAAACCCACGAGATCATCAACGAATGGGTGCGCCCGAAACTCGCCCTGCACAAACTCGACAAAAAATACCGGGCCAGCGCCCTCGACACGCACTACATCACCCACGGCGGCCTCGTCCCCTTTACCTTCCGTGACGATCTGACGTACGATCAGTTTGCCCACTTCGCCGAGCACAACCTTGAGCTTCCAGGCGTGGATGTCCGTGTCAGCCCTCGCCGCCAATACCTCTATGGCTCGCTCGCTTCCCACGTCCTTGGATACGTCAAGCAGTGGGAAAAAGGTGAGATCTCGCCCGAGGAAAAACGCAAGTTCAAACACTACACTGGCGACAGCAAGGGCATCGCCGGCATCGAGGCCACGATGAACGGCTACCTGACAGGCGAGGAAGGCATCAAGACACTTCTCAAAAACGAAAAAGGCGAGGTGCTGCAAATGGTCGACTACATCAAACCCGACGTCGGCTCGCGTGTGGAACTCACCATCGACTCACGTGTCCAGTGTCTCGTCGAGAACACGCTACGCCGCGTTGGTCGCGCAGCCGCCGTGGTCATGGACCCGAACACTGGGGAAGTCCTCGCCATGGCGTCGATCCCCGATTTCACCCCGAGCTTCTTTGTGCCGAGCATCGATCCCGCTGCCTGGAAAAACTACAACAGCAACCGGGCCCACCCGCTCGTCAACAAGGCCATCAATAATTTCACTCCCGGCTCTACCTTCAAGCTCCCCACCGCCATTGCCGCGGCCATGCATGGGCACGCTTACGATTCTGAATCCTGCCCGGGATACGTCTCCTACGGAAACATAAAAATCCACTGCTGGAAGCGCACCGGCCACGGCACACTCGGCCTTCAGGAATCGATCCAGCGCTCATGCAATTGCTACTTCATGCGCATCGCCAACGAGATCGGCAGCACCAAGATGCTCAACTCTTTCCAATTACTCGGCCTGGGACAAAAAACAGGCATCGAACTCCCCTCGGAATCAGCAGGGTTCATCCCGGGAAACCGCTACTGGCGTCGGGAACTCCGCCCGGGGGCTTCGGTCACTCCTTCAATCACCGGTATGATGTCGATCGGACAGTCGGACAGCGCAGCCACGCCCTTGCAAATGGCCGCCCTGGTATCAACCATCGCCAACCGCGGCCAGTATTACAAACCACGGCTCGTCAAACGTGTCATCCACCCGCGCCAGGGAATCATTGTGCAGAACCGGCCCAACCTCAAAGTCAACCTCCTGCAGGAAGGACTCAAACCCGAACACCTCGAACGCATCCGCAAAGGTATGTGGCTCGCGGCCAACGAGCTCGGAGGCACCGCGCGCCGTGCCTCCGTCAAGGATCGGGATGTTTCCGCCAAAACGGGAACCGCGCAAACCGTCGATATGGGAATCAAGTCAAACGACGCCTGGACGGTTGCCTTCGCCCCCTACGACCAACCAAAGTATGTTGTCGTCGTTGCCGTCAAACGCGGCAGCAGCGGTGGAGCTGTCGCCGGCCCTCTCGTACACCTTATTCTGCGCGGTCTCTTTGCACGTGACGAAGGCCTCACCCTCCCGCTCTCCAAGATGAAGGAATTCAATGGCGACTTCATTGTCCGCGCCTCAGTCGAATTACCCGATGAAGGAGGCCTGCTGGACATCGCCTACGAGGATGGCGGTGAAACCGGTAACGAAATCTCAGACATCCCGATGGCGGCGCCCATCACCGACACATCAACGCCACGCGTTGCCAAACCAACCATCAAACAAGAAGCGGATGCCGAGGGTTCAACAGCCCCGAAAGCCATCATCATCGAAGAATAA
- the mreC gene encoding rod shape-determining protein MreC — protein MKPLNLIALLLFIVGAVWALTLSEHSVRSIQKTYYSAISPFLKGGSGLETKASEFISEVEHSQEWEARYKLAKEELDKKRMEVAHLRKLELENARLSQALKFQEKAPFHVLAATIIRRQPSTWWRTVTINRGEKQGVGVQLPVLSPEGLVGKVDAPSENTSTVILLTDEKCQVSAKVDGTPEVGIVSGQRGLTGDSPSLRLRFLSKDAKIKPGMLVFTTGRGGLFPPDILLGTIKTFESGPLYGEALVKPAVDFAALHTVFVKIPKPPKSP, from the coding sequence ATGAAGCCGCTGAATCTGATCGCTCTCCTGCTGTTTATCGTGGGTGCCGTATGGGCACTGACGCTGAGCGAGCACTCGGTGCGCAGTATTCAAAAAACCTATTACAGTGCCATCAGCCCTTTCCTCAAGGGTGGATCAGGCCTCGAAACCAAGGCATCCGAGTTCATCAGTGAGGTCGAACACTCCCAGGAGTGGGAAGCCAGGTATAAACTCGCCAAGGAGGAACTCGATAAAAAGAGAATGGAGGTCGCCCACCTGCGTAAGCTTGAGTTGGAAAATGCCCGGCTCAGCCAGGCACTCAAGTTCCAGGAGAAAGCACCCTTCCACGTTCTAGCAGCAACAATCATCCGTCGCCAACCATCCACCTGGTGGCGCACCGTCACGATCAACCGTGGCGAAAAACAGGGTGTCGGTGTCCAACTCCCCGTGCTCTCTCCCGAGGGCCTTGTTGGAAAAGTCGATGCCCCATCTGAAAACACATCCACCGTAATCCTACTCACCGATGAAAAGTGCCAGGTGTCAGCGAAAGTTGACGGCACTCCGGAGGTGGGAATCGTCAGCGGACAACGAGGCCTTACTGGAGACTCCCCGTCTCTACGTCTGCGCTTCCTGAGTAAAGACGCCAAAATCAAACCCGGCATGCTGGTATTCACCACCGGTCGCGGCGGCCTCTTTCCTCCGGACATCCTTCTTGGAACCATCAAGACGTTCGAATCCGGACCCTTGTATGGAGAAGCACTCGTCAAGCCAGCGGTGGACTTTGCAGCACTACACACGGTGTTTGTAAAAATCCCAAAACCTCCGAAATCTCCCTAG
- a CDS encoding rod shape-determining protein, translating to MFAKFFSIRSNDIGIDLGTANTLVYVKDHGIVLREPSVVAINSGTNEVLAVGDDAKRMLGRTPGNIVAIRPLRDGVIADFEVTEAMLRHFIRKVNNGRRRSNPRVVIAVPSGITEVERRAVRESAEQAGAREVYLIEEPMAAAIGVGLPVQDAAGNMIVDIGGGTTEVALISLSGIVYSRSVRTAGDELDEAIIQYMKRAYNLMIGERTAEEIKIRLGSAAPLPKETSMEVKGRDLVAGLPKTITITSQEIRDAMSDPLNTIVDAVRTTLERCPPELAADLVDRGIVLAGGGALLRGLDKLLREETGLPVHVAEDPLSAVAEGTGKVLEEISFLRRVTSSEAR from the coding sequence ATGTTCGCTAAATTTTTTTCCATCAGATCCAATGACATCGGCATCGACCTCGGCACCGCCAACACCCTGGTCTACGTCAAGGACCACGGTATCGTCCTGCGTGAGCCCTCGGTGGTCGCCATCAATTCCGGCACCAATGAGGTGCTCGCAGTCGGCGACGACGCCAAGCGCATGCTCGGCCGCACCCCTGGCAACATCGTTGCCATCCGGCCCCTGAGGGACGGTGTCATTGCCGACTTCGAGGTCACGGAAGCCATGCTTCGCCACTTTATCCGCAAGGTCAACAACGGCCGCCGTCGCTCCAACCCGCGTGTGGTTATCGCCGTCCCGTCAGGCATCACCGAAGTCGAACGGCGCGCCGTGCGTGAATCCGCCGAACAGGCAGGGGCGCGTGAAGTCTACCTCATCGAAGAGCCCATGGCCGCCGCTATCGGGGTAGGCCTCCCCGTGCAAGACGCCGCCGGCAATATGATCGTGGATATCGGAGGCGGCACCACCGAGGTGGCCCTCATCTCCCTATCGGGTATTGTTTACAGCCGTAGTGTCAGAACCGCTGGCGATGAACTTGACGAAGCCATTATCCAATACATGAAGCGTGCCTACAACCTCATGATCGGTGAACGCACAGCAGAAGAAATCAAGATCCGCCTTGGATCAGCCGCCCCCCTCCCCAAGGAGACCAGCATGGAAGTCAAAGGGCGTGACCTCGTGGCAGGTCTACCCAAGACAATCACCATCACCTCCCAGGAAATCCGCGATGCCATGTCCGATCCCTTGAATACAATCGTGGACGCCGTCCGCACCACCCTCGAGCGATGCCCGCCCGAGCTGGCTGCCGATCTCGTCGATCGCGGGATCGTCCTCGCCGGTGGTGGAGCACTGCTCCGCGGCCTGGACAAACTGCTGCGTGAAGAAACCGGACTCCCCGTCCACGTTGCCGAGGACCCCCTCAGTGCCGTGGCCGAAGGAACCGGCAAAGTCCTCGAAGAGATTTCATTCCTCCGCCGTGTGACCAGCTCGGAAGCACGCTAG
- a CDS encoding DUF4190 domain-containing protein produces MNQQPPPIHRTPASDATGGVIPYKNVPSLVGYYLGVFSLIPVIGLLLGPAAIILGIIGFRAYLKQPGRRGQVHAWVAIVLGTLTVIGNLLFLSVLFFK; encoded by the coding sequence ATGAACCAGCAACCACCCCCCATCCACCGAACACCGGCCTCTGACGCTACGGGCGGTGTGATCCCCTACAAAAACGTTCCCTCATTAGTCGGATACTACCTTGGAGTATTCTCACTCATCCCGGTGATCGGATTATTGCTTGGGCCGGCTGCAATCATACTTGGCATCATCGGATTCCGTGCCTATCTGAAGCAACCCGGCAGGCGTGGCCAAGTCCATGCCTGGGTTGCCATTGTATTGGGCACGCTCACGGTCATAGGCAATCTCTTGTTCCTCAGCGTCCTCTTTTTCAAATAA
- a CDS encoding tyrosine--tRNA ligase, with protein sequence MTHSVEDALNILTTGTAKVLSEKELKDKLALDRPLRIKFGVDPTAPDIHLGHTVPLEKLRQFQELGHHAILLIGDFTATVGDPTGRSTARPPLTRDEVLENAKTYTEQAFKVLDRAKTEIIFNGDWFRKMNYEQILKLNAQVTLQQMLQREDFKERVAEGKEVRLHELQYPIMQGWDSVELQSDVEIGGTDQLFNMLVGRDLQKEEGQLQQSIICMPLLEGLDGVKKMSKSAHNYVGVSEEPNEMFGKLMSISDDLMDRYFTLLLGQQRDTALHPMEAKKQLATRITARYHDEPSATDALTTWEARFSKRDTAAGATDLALASLPADPDVITLAAFAFEKAFNLKKSNGELRKQFITTGAVQLNGEKLTDPMASVSPAAGDILRLSKKHSVKFN encoded by the coding sequence ATGACCCATTCTGTCGAAGATGCCCTGAACATCCTGACCACCGGAACCGCCAAAGTCCTCAGTGAGAAAGAACTGAAGGACAAACTCGCGCTCGACCGCCCTTTGCGTATCAAGTTCGGTGTCGACCCCACAGCCCCTGACATCCATCTCGGTCACACCGTCCCCCTCGAAAAGCTGCGCCAGTTTCAAGAACTGGGACATCATGCCATTCTGCTGATCGGGGATTTCACCGCCACCGTGGGCGACCCCACCGGACGCAGCACCGCCCGTCCGCCGCTCACGCGCGATGAGGTTCTTGAAAATGCTAAAACCTATACCGAACAAGCATTCAAGGTGCTCGACCGCGCTAAAACAGAGATTATTTTCAATGGCGACTGGTTCCGCAAGATGAATTACGAGCAGATCCTCAAGCTGAACGCTCAGGTGACCTTGCAGCAAATGCTGCAACGGGAAGATTTCAAAGAACGCGTCGCCGAAGGCAAGGAGGTCAGGCTGCACGAACTTCAATACCCCATCATGCAAGGCTGGGACTCGGTTGAGCTGCAGTCCGATGTCGAAATCGGCGGAACCGACCAATTATTCAACATGCTCGTGGGCCGCGACCTGCAAAAGGAAGAGGGACAACTCCAGCAGAGCATCATCTGCATGCCCCTTCTCGAAGGGCTCGACGGGGTGAAGAAAATGTCCAAATCCGCCCACAATTACGTCGGCGTCAGCGAGGAACCCAACGAAATGTTCGGCAAACTGATGTCGATCTCCGACGACCTCATGGACCGCTATTTCACACTGCTGTTAGGACAGCAGCGCGACACCGCACTCCATCCGATGGAGGCTAAAAAACAGCTCGCCACCAGAATCACCGCGCGTTACCACGATGAGCCAAGCGCCACGGATGCCCTCACCACGTGGGAAGCTCGGTTCTCAAAGCGCGACACGGCTGCCGGTGCCACCGACCTTGCCCTGGCCAGCTTGCCAGCGGACCCGGATGTCATCACCCTGGCTGCCTTCGCCTTTGAAAAGGCCTTCAACCTCAAAAAATCCAACGGCGAACTTCGCAAGCAATTTATCACCACCGGTGCCGTCCAACTCAACGGCGAAAAACTCACCGACCCCATGGCGAGCGTATCCCCAGCCGCCGGAGACATCCTCCGCCTGAGCAAAAAACACTCCGTCAAATTCAACTGA